AGAATGAGGATGTGGGTTACTGAGGGTCAGTAGGAATGGGGCGGCAGGGACTGAACGGAGATGTTGATTGACAGGTGGCTGCTTCTGTGGCCTGatgtggagagctggggccagCATTCAGGGAGATGGACGTGTCatactctttcctcctctcctgagCACCCTCTCAACCCCAGCTCTTGGAGTCGATTTCCTGCTACTGTGGGCTCTTCAGTGTATGAGCTCCTGTTCACATAACTGGCCATCTATGGACAAGTAGTGTTATGTCATTCACTCCCCTAGAAAGACCACGTGGTGCTGGGCcaggagagaaaattaaataaagggGACCCCATGTGTCTTAGTGTGGGTAAGTTTTGATACTACAAAATGTTTTTAGTTCACTGTAGGTATAAAACTGGAAAGTCAGAGAAGATGATTCTTTGCCCGAAACAAGTTAGAAGCAGATAGGAAGTAGGAAGAGTCTGTAATCTGATGTAGGGTCCAAAGGGCAAAAAAGGACCCACAGTTGCTTTTTGATTGATTCCCAAAGATGCTGTTGTAGGAGGAACGTGCCAGAATCAAAGGGCTTTGCTGAGGTCCAGGAAGGGGAACATCACATAACAAGAGGAAAATCGGCCAGCCTCTACACGTCAGCCTCCTCCACAAATATGAGGGAGGAATTCCTTGTACCCTTAGCCCACGAAAACAGGGCTTATCTTGGGAGGTAATCTCAGGACTTTGAGTGAAGTTAAAACAGGGTTGCTCCAGAGGTCAATAGGTCAGGAGGTGAATGAGTGTTTTAACTAAAACTCCTCCCTCTATACCCCAATGTGcacagattctctctctctctctctcacacacacacacacacacacacacacacacacacaccctggttACAGCACCCAGGGGAAAGGAAAGCAGTCCCTGACATTCTCCCACACAAGCTAAAAGGGGAAAAACTTGGTTTGGGTTAACTGACGGATCAGACAAAGATCAGGCAGCCCTTTTTCCCCCAGCGGCCCCACCTCTCTGGATGGGAGACCTTGGGGTTCATTGCCACTGAGGTGTATGATGAAATGAAGCCGTCACCACTTGCTCCACAACTGGGCACGCTCCCCTCCCTCGTAGGATCTGTGAGTCTCCTCTCCTCCTAGCTGCCAAAGAGAATGATATCCAGGCTCTCAGCAAGCTGCTCAAGTATGAGGCCTGCGATGTCCACCAGAAAGGTAAGGAGCGGCCCTCCGGGGTCGGCCCTGTGCACATGGCTCCCTCTTCCCCTCACTGGTGCAGCCCCAGGACCTTCTGCTGCGGGCCCCCAAATCTCTACAGTCCCCACTCCCCTGCTCCAGAGAAGCCACGTGACTCTCCTTTCTGTCAATGTCAGGAGCCCTGGGGGAGACAGCGCTGCACGTGGCGGCCCTCTATGACAACCTGGAGGCCGCCATCGTGCTGATGGAGGCCTCCCCAGAGCTGGTCAACGAGCCTGTTACATCTGAGCTGTATGAAGGTGAGGGGCCAAGGGTCTGGGATGGAGGGAGCGGAGACCAAACCAATGTTTCAAGTCAGTCTTGGTGGTGTATAATTTGGAGAAACCGAGAGGGACTCTGAGCCCCCTCCTCTTGATCCCCTCTTCATCTCCCTTCTTCCTTGGCATCCTCAGTGCAGCTCATTAGAGCACTGAGGATGAAAAGGTCTAGCGTGAGAAGGGGCAGGGAGCAGCTGGATCCCCTGGGAACCCTGCCaggcccagccccacctccccaccgCATCCTTCCCCTAAAAGGCTGCCCTGGTGAAGAGGACCATGTGGAGATACAGGAGGGAGCCCCTACAAGGATCCTGGGGACAGATCCCGTGACATGAGCTCTCTTGTCCAGGTCAGACGGCACTGCACATGGCCGTCATGAACCAGAACGTGAAGCTGGTGAAAGCCCTGCTCGCCCATGGGGCCAGGGTCTCTGCAAGAGTTACAGGCTCCAACTTCCGCCCTGGTCCTCACAACCTCCTCTACTTTGGTGAGagccaggggcagagctgggaggacagggaggtgggCGTGAGCAGAGGGAGGGCGGGCTGAGGCGGCTCCACGCCTGGGGAAGCTGGGTGGGGTCCGCCCTTATGGGGCTGAAGGCCAGAGCCAACCCCACCACCCCAGGGccctctgccccatccctgcctctgattctgctgacaagtgtccccaggcccagagctgaggtgtggggagggagaggccatCACTTGGAGAGACTGCCCATCCCAGCCTGCACGCTCAGGCcgccctctgcctccccaggggAGCACCCCTTGTCCTTGGCCGCCTGCGTGGGCAGCGAGGAGATCGTGAGGCTGCTCCTCGAGCACGGAGCTGACATCCGGGCCCAGGACTCCCTGGGTAAGAGccgggctggaggaggagctggggtgctggggggtgggggaggggctgggacggGGGACCATCAGGGACTCTAGTCCCAGTGACCACGTGACAGCCCATGTCCTCCCCCAGGAAACACAGTGTTGCACATCCTCGTCCTCCAGCCCAACAAAACCTTTGCCTGCCAGATGTACAACCTGCTGCTGTCCTACGATGGGTGTGGGGACCACCCGCAGTCCCTGGACCTCGTGCCCAATCACCAGGGTCTCACCCCCTTCAAGCTGGCTGGCGTGGAGGGCAACACCGTGGTGAGGGACCCTCCCCCAATCCCACTGTGTCCTTCTCCTGACCTTCATCTCTCACTTCTGACCCTTTGAGGAAATATATGTGAACAGCCATCCCCGATGCTGAGGTTCTGTTTTTAGCTTCAATTGGAATTTCTTTCTCAGCCCCTGTATCTCCCATCTCCTTTCTTGTCCGCTTTCTCTCCCCTGAGTTGTTGGGGACTTACAGGGTCTAGATCCCATCCTGGGGTGGTTTGAAATGCCCATGTCTTCCTGTCCTTTCAGACCACGAGCAGTAGCCCTGCATCCTCTCACCTCCTCTTTCCAAGCTCTACAGGTAGTTACAAGGAAGAGGATGAACTAGGAGGCCGGCATGAAGATGGGTTCTTTTGCCCACAAGTCTGTGGTCTTTGAGTGAAGAGCGAGCACCCTTTCAGGGGTGCTGTCCTTCTGGGCGAGCCTCCCATCCACACCCTGTGACAGTCCCCCTGGCTTgctcctcctcactcacctgcccccacccccaaccttagATGTTCCAAAACCTGATGCAGAAACGGAAGTACGTCCAGTGGACATATGGGCCACTGACTTCCACACTCTACGACCTCACGGAGATTGACTCCTCGGGGGAGGAGCTATCCCTGCTGGAGCTTATTGTCACCTCCAAGAATCGGGAGGTACAGGCGCAGGCGTGGGCTTCAGGgtagggagctgaggaggggAGTCTGGCTCTTTGAGCTGCttgctctcttctccttctgctgcAGGCTCGCCGCATCCTGGACCAGACGCCAGTGAAGGAGTTGGTGAACCTCAAGTGGAAGAGATATGGGCAGCCGTACTTCTGTGTGCTGGCGGCCACATACTTGCTGTACATGGTCTGCTTTACCATGTGCTGTGTCTACCGCCCCCTCAAGCCCAGGACGGACAACCAAACTGGCCCCCGGGACAACACCCTCTTACAGCAGAAGCTGCTTCAGGTGACACCCTAGGAGCAGCAGAGCTTCGGGCAGGATCCAGCTCTCTGCCCTTTCTCAGTTCCTATCTTACCACCCACATTTCTCTCCTCGCTCAAGTCTCAAATATGTAGGCGCAAACTCGAAATACATGCACACAGAAACACACCGATGCTCTAAGAGCAGAGTTTGAGAGAGCCAAACCTAACAGGTTAAAAAGAATCTGACTGGTGGGTGACCTTAGATAAGGGATGCTGCCGTGTACCCGGGGGTGGGTGGAGCAGATGCAGGGAAGCCCCCGAGTCCTCTGATCATGTCTCTCCCCTCAGGAGGCCTATGTGACCCCCGAGGATAACCTCCGAATGGTGGGGGAGCTGATGTCTGTCTTTGGAGCTGTGGTTATTCTGCTCATAGAGGTGCGGTGTGGTTGGACTCTGGGGTGAAGCTGTCTGCCCCAGGCATCCAGCCCAAGCCAGTCTACAAGGGCCTTTGTGTCTCCCTGGCTTCTCTCCAGATTCCAGACATCTACCGTGTGGGGATCACTCGCCTATTTGGGCAGACCATCCTTGGGGGACCGTTTCACGTCCTCTTGTGAGTCTCCTTCCTCTTACCCCATCCCTTTCCTCCCCAAGGCTCCAGTTTTACTCCCTGGATCCCTGACCTCTGGAGAACCCCAGCTCCAGAGGCCCCTCTCTGATGTGTGTGTAACCCTGTGTATCGAGCTTACAGAGGTTGAACCTGAGTGTGTAGGTACCATTTCTATCCCCCCTTGTCCTTGGATGCCCAGGATCATCCCGGTCTCGCTCTCAtcccccctccctgctctccccccaGCATCACCTATGCCTGCATGGTGCTGGTGACCATGGTGATGCGGCTCACCAACACCAGCGGGGAGGTGGTGCCCATGTCTTTTGCCCTGGTGCTGGGTTGGTGCAACGTCATGTACTTTGCCCGAGGATTCCAGATGCTGGGCCCCTTCACCATCATGATCCAGAAGGTCCGTGCCTCCTCCCAAGCTTCCTAGAGAAAGGTCCTAGAGCAGGGGCTGCAAACATTTCTGTAAAGGGGCAGATAACAGAGGTCTCAGGCTTGGGGAGCCACACAGtctctgattttcttcttctttctctttctcctttcaaatttttctcaatcctttaaacattaaaattcttGTTCAAGGGCTGACCAAAAACCAACCAAGTAGATTTGGCCAGCAGGCCATACTTTGCCAACCCTATCCTAGAGCAGGGAGCTGTTAGACTTCTCGGGGTTAGACCTCTTAGCGGCTGGAAGGGGCATTTGCTCAAGGGATTGATGTGGAcctgtcctccctcctctcccctccctctagaTGATTTTTGGCGACCTGATGAGATTCTGCTGGCTGATGGCTGTGGTCATCCTGGGCTTTGCCTCAGGTAAACCATCTGAGATGGGGGCCCTGGGCTGGAGAGGCTGGAGGAAATTAGGGTAAACttgggggaaggtgggaaggcAGGCAGAGGCAAGAGGAGGCCGTAGGGTCTGAAGATGGGCTGTCCCTCGGGAGTGTTAGGAAGAGGTGGCTCTTGGGATCAGGAGGGTGAGCCATGTGGAAAATAAGGGAGGGTAAGAACCCAGCGTACGGAGCgatggagggctggggtggggatacTGGAGGGGAAGAAAACAGCACTGAAATGGGCAGCGAAGAGCTGGCTGTGGTTTAATCACATATAACTCTCCCCTCCTCGGGCGGAGCAGCCTTCTTCATCATCTTCCAGACAGAGGACCCGAACGAGCTGGGCCATTTCTACAACTACCCCATGGCGCTGTTCAGCACCTTCGAGCTGTTCCTCACCATCATCGACGGCCCCGCCAACTACGACGTGGACCTGCCCTTCATGTACAGCGTCACCTATGCTGCCTTCGCCATCATCGCCGCTCTGCTCATGCTCAACCTCCTCATCGCGATGATGGGCGACACTCACTGGCGTGTAGCGCACGAGCGGGATGAGCTCTGGAGGGCCCAGGTGAGCCCCCTGGTGGCTGGGAGGGTTAGTGCCCGTCCTTCCCTTCCTGTCAAGGACCAGGCCAAACTCAGAAGCGGGATATTTTGACCCCACCATATGTTTGGACGGTTGGTGCACAGGACACAAAATCATGCAAAGTGCACCGAACTCGGTTAGCAATACAACCGAGCAATACTGGcgtagctgaaaaagaattcctCACAGTTTTCTCGAAAAGTCAAATCTGTTTTCTAGAATAATCAACAAGAAATGAAGCTTAGTAGTGGCTACAGCAGTTACTGAATAAAAACCGGAGTCTCACATCTTTTTGGCAATATTTAAGTCTTCAAAATGTGACCCGGAAAAATTGGACATGTTAAAAACTCCCTGTAAGTAGCAGAAACTATCTTCAGGCAGATAACTGTGATGGGgacaaaagaacaaattaatgggatcaaatcattatttaaaactacttattttacaaaataacgtatctgaacaaaaataatttcagcAAAATAAATGGGAATCCCTCAAATTGGATGGCATTTAACTGTGTTGTGTAGAaaatggtgttaaaaaaaaaaaaaaaaaacctaagctGGCTAAACTGGATTTGCTcatgaaaatacttttttccatgcaaatgcaTTCATATGAGATTTCTCTGCAGGATGTTTGTGTTTCTAAGTAGGCTTTACATCTGTAGGGTCAAAATATTCTGTAGTCCCACGGACCCTTTCTCTTTGCTTcgcccgcccctccccacccccatctccttggAGCAaggcctccccacctcctgcaggaCCAGCCTGGCCTGGATGTCAGGTCACGGGTAAAGTGCCGTGGGGCTCAAGGCCCATCCACTCTCCCCCACAGAAGAGGGCTGACAAAGCTGACACCACCATCCTCAGCTCAGGGGTGCTGTCACCTCTAGGAAACCATGAGTTTCCCAGCCGCTGCTAAACAGTTGTCCCTCTTCCCAGcgtcctctcctctcctggtcCACACCAGCCTCCGATTTCATCCTCTTCTGTCACCACGCGCAGGTCGTGGCCACCACGGTGATGCTGGAAAAGAAGCTGCCTCGCTGCCTGTGGCCTCGCTCAGGGATCTGCGGGTGCAAGTTCGGGCTGGGGGACCGCTGGTTCCTGCGGTGAGTGACAACACGGGCTGGCATCCCTCTGCCCAACCTCCTGCCCCCACGGGCGCTATGCAGGCCTGTGTGCTCCCTAGGCTCTAGGCCTCGCTGGGGGAAGAGGGCCTGCTCGGTGCCTGGGCCCTGAAAGCACCCACGGAACCGGTGGCCTCGGCTCTGAGTCGCTTCCTGAGGCCTGGCACCCCCTGTGCCCTCTTGGGCCGCAGACAAGGAAAAAGGCCACCAACAATAGGGTTGGGTGGGACCAGGAGACAAGGAATGGTCCAAGGTCATCCTTTCCATCAGCTCCTCCTTCCCCACAGGGTAGAAGACAGACAGGCTGTCAACCGGCGGCGTGTCCAGCACTACACACAGGCCTTCTGCAACCCAGGCTCCGAAGAGGACGTGGAAAGACGGTGGCTAGGCgtctcctccagcccccacctgtcccttcccaccccctcactgTCTCGGAGTACCTCCCGCAGCAGCACTAACTGGGAGAGGCTGCGGCAAGGGACCCTGAGGAGAGAGCTGCGGGGGGTGGTGAACAAGGCTCTGGAAGATTGGGAGGGCTGGGAGTATCAGATCTGAGCGCCTGGGAGCATCCGAAAACAAAGCCTAGACCTCTTTGTCCTGGGGGTAGAACAGAACAAATGGAAACCAAGGAGCAGGCCCACGCCTCACCCCAAGCACAGGGCCCAGGGTGAATAAGGACCCAGCTTCACCTACCCTGGCCTTACCGAAGGCGGCGGCATTGTCTGAGCAAAGCACTTTAAGAAACACTTGCTGCCCTCGGGCACCGGTCTCCACCCCGGTGTCACAGCTGCAGACAGCTGAGGCGGCTGGGGAAAGGTGCCGTCAGGGGCTGGGTACCACCTGCGGGGGAAGCCACCTCCTACCTTCCAATAAAGTCACTTCCTGCTCTCCTTGCACATCCTTCTCTGCAGAGTGGGCTTCCCGGCCCTGCCCCTCTGCTCCAAGGCTTTCCCACCCCTTCCTTGCAGACCAAGGCTTCACCACACCTCCAACTTGCAAaatctcttctttccctttaatAGGGGGAGGGCAGTGGAGGGGTGGAGGACCAGGGAGTGAGGCGGCCCATGGGTTGGGTTTAGTGTGGCCTGCGGGCGCCTCTCACGGAGGCCAAGGCGGAGACGGGCTCACGTCTCTCGCATCCCTGCTTGGACCTGGGTCCAGGACTGGGTCACAGGCATCATCAGTTCACAGCTTCCTGCCCAGGACTCAGACCTCCACGGAGCCCAGTGGCCTCAGGTGCTGCTTCAGGAGCTGGATGTGGTGCAGCAGCTTCTTCTGGTGGCCGGCCAGGGTGATACCCAGGGTGGGCAGGTCTCTGGTGGGGAAGGAGTAGATTAAATCGAGGCCAGCATCTCCAAGATGCCAGGTGtgatccctggcctggggcctaggctcccctcccccacctctccctgctTACTCCAGGCTGAGCTGAGCCACGTCACTGAAGGTGTGGAGGCCGGACTGGGAGAAGTTGTCCTGATAGCACTCCAGGCCGATGGCCGAGAGCCAGGCCTGGGGGGAGTCCAGAGAGGGAAAGTCCAGGGCCACGGGGTTCAGAAGGGCCTGGGAAGGTctgcgggggaggggcaggcaggtcAAAGTCCCGTCGTCATCCTCGTCCCCTCTCCTCcgttttctttttggtttgtatCATCCCTCCCTGGCCTTCCCAGGCTTTAGCCCCAAGCTCCAGACCtgtccccggggctcccgccagACTGCAGAGTGTCTGGCTTGCGGATCATCTTGTCAAATGCAGCCACCAGCTGGTCAAAGTGAGGTCTCTGGGTACGATCCTTCTGCCATGTGTCCAGCATAAGCAGGTGTAGTCCAGGCGGACAGCCTGGAGGTGGGGGTAGCCGGAACTCCTGCTCTATTGCATTTAGCACCTGGCGGTTAGAGGAAGAATATGCTGCTTGGAGACTACTGctaatggaaaggaatatattGTTAGGTAAGCATGCGGTTGGAAAGGAACTTAAAAATATGGAAACCGAGACCCACGAGATCTTAGAATGTGAATGTATTATGGAATGGAGGATTTAGAACGTGTTAGTCTGTGAGGGTGGTGGGCTGGAGGGACAGCGGTGGGGATTCGGCAGTGTCTAGGTCAAGAGCTCACCTCCTGGTCACTCATGTCCCAATAGGGCCGCTCTCCATAACTCATCACTTCCCACATCACTATTCCAAAGCTCCAGACGTCACTGGATGTTGTATGTTTCCCATGTGCGATGACCTCTGGGGCTGCCCAGCGAAGCAAACAACTTGGGCCCTGAAGGGTGGGGTTGAAAGTAACAGCAATAATCAGAGCAGTGGTCCTAGTTATTGATCAACAACTACGGGCTCCAATGTGCGTCAAAGGCTTCATATCAAGCAGCCCATTTAATCCCACAACGACCCTGTAGCGCAGGCgacattatctccattttgcagaggcTGAGGCATAAATACAAACTTGTGCCAAGTCACAAGAGCTTGAGGGTGGCGTGTTCACGATTTCTACCCAGCGGCTCTGACACTGGTCTGCACTAGGGAAGGGCAGGAGGTGGTTCTAGGACACCCGCCCTCCTAGTCCGCTTTCTTCCCTAGTGTCCTCGGTCCTTGAAATCCCCCCACGCCCCCTCGAACAGGGTTCACTCCATCACACAGGTGAGCTTCCGCTGCCCCAGGTGCCAGCTCATCCTCCAGCACCCCCTGAGGGAGGCGGGGCCCCAAGGCTGTGCTCTCACCTGAGCACTGTGGCCAAGACGAGCCACTTTGCACACGAGGTGGCTGTTCACCAGCACACTGTGGGCAGACAGCGCACGGTGGACGAAGGCGAAGCTCGACAGGTACTGCATGGCGGCCGCCACGCCCCGCTGCATGGCCACCAGCTGCAAGCTGCTGAACTGGCCCTCCCGCTGCTGAGGAACGGGGGACAGAGGTCAGCAAAGGGGTGCGGGGCCTCGACACGTCACACAGACACGCTGGCACCCAAAGGCAAGGGATGTGGGCATCACAGAACGGCctggggaggaaaggggaagaccccagaggtggggcaggagggagcaaAGCCTCTGTCTCGGGGACAGTTGAGAACGGCCCACGTTCCCCGCttgagcccctccccccacctcgcCGCCAGCCTGACTGACCCTCAGGAAGCTGTCCAGGGGGCCCAGCTCCATCAGCTCCGTCAGCACCATGAGGGGCCGGCTCTTGGTGACCACGCCCTCCAGCCTCAGGATGTTGGGGTGCTGAAACTGGCCCAGCACCGCGGCCTGGCCTAGAAAGGCCATCTGCAGACTCTCGGCGCCTCCAGTCCACAGGGCCTGGATGGCCACGGCCTGCTCCCGCCGTCCCCGGGGCTGCAGGCGGCCCCGGCGCACCTCCCCGAAGGAGCCTGGGAGAGCAGGTGCAGGCTGGGGGGTCTCCAAGAAGGACTCAAGGTGTCCTGCCACGTTCAGAAGGGACTCTGCTGGGACCCCTTCCatgccctccctctgccccggcGGTACCTGCTCCAATGACCTCCTCTATCTTGATATACGTGGGATCGACCTCCCGGGCGAATTCTCGGATGGCCTGGCAGGGGTCCTCATAGGTGGAGGGGTCGACGTAGTCCTTCACCCCAAGCCCTGCAAGCATACAGGGGCCATTATGAGGGGGTGCGCCGGCGGGCTGCCCACACACCCCGGGCAGGCTCTCCCCGCAGGGAGCTGCCCTCCACCCTCGAGGTCCAGCCTTGCCTGGCGgacccccagccccggcccccaccctggccccacccccacctgggctGCTGTACTGCTGCAGCTGCTCCATGTAGCCAGTTCCACGCCGCTTCCTGAGGGACAGACCAGAGTCCTGCCATCACTCTCTCTCCCACTGACTCGCCCAGCCATCCCCGTGAGGCCAACATCCGGCCGGGCATGAGGGGCACGAGGGAGCCGGGGGCCAGGCGGTGGGGGAGGGCGCTCACAGGGGTCTCTGCAGGGAACTCTGGGGGGCCTGGTGCTGTGCCACGGGGGGAGGGGCTCACCTCTGGAAGACAAGGGCCAGCACAGCGATGGCCGCCAGCAGAAGGAAGGCCAGGGCCCCGAGGACGGACCCAACCGCCAAGGAGAGTCTCTCAGGAAGCTGGGCGGACAGCTCACCTGGGGAACCAGCCGCCAGAGTCACACGTGTGTCAGATCCCACACACCTCCCTGCAAgcacccacctccccacaccctctccccacACGGACCTGCAGATCAGGGAGCAGCCACTCTCCTGGCCTGGAGGATCTGGGGTGAAGGTGCAAGCCCTGAATGGTCCCTGGGCCCCTCCTCACTAACCCCTTGGGCCGCCCCTGCCCCATGCAGGCCTCCTCTCACCTTGAGGCAGCGTCTGGAAGTAGACCTTGCCCCCGTAGGGGCCGTGGCCCGCGGCCGTCCGCGCCCGCACCTGGAAGCCATAGATGTGGCCGGGGCTCAGCTGGGTCACGGTGGCCGTGTTGGTCTCGCTGGTCAGGGTGAAGGAGTGGGACTCATCTTCTGCCTGGGGGTGACAGCCACTCACTCCCTGCCAGCCGTGGGGGCCCCTCTCCCCCCTGCTCCTACCCCAAGACCTGCCGCGCCCCCCCCATTCCTCACACCCCCTGCTGCAGGGCTCCGAGGCACCTCTCATGTAGCCCCACTGTGGGGCACTCTGAACTCCCACCCGTCCTGCCGGGCGCCGCCTCTGCTCCCCACCTGGTCATAGTAGCGGAGCTGATAGTCCAGGATGTTCCCGTTGGTCTGGTCAGGCTGCGGCCAGGACACGGTGATGCTGTTGGAGGCCCGACTCACCTGGTGCACAGCCGGGACTGCGGAGGGAACTGGCGTGGGGGGTTAGTGTGGGTTTCCAGGGGCCGGAAGAgcaggagtgggggcagggggtcctAAGGCAGTGAGGTGCTGGGAGGCTTAGGGGAGGGCAAGGCTCACCTGCGTGGCTGGTGCTGACATTGATGGCTGCAGCCTGGGGAGGGTCGGGGCTGAGCTCCGACACCCCATTGACAGCCTGCACCTCCAGGATGTAGGGTATGTGTGCCCTGAGCCCCCCGACGAGCACGCGGCTCTCCGTCAGGCCCCTCTGGCGGGGGTCAAAGTGCACCTCATCCCTGCAGCGGCGGCAAGGGCCCTTGCCTCCCACTC
The window above is part of the Hippopotamus amphibius kiboko isolate mHipAmp2 chromosome 4, mHipAmp2.hap2, whole genome shotgun sequence genome. Proteins encoded here:
- the TRPV6 gene encoding transient receptor potential cation channel subfamily V member 6 is translated as MGLLLPKEKGHVLCLWREFCRWFQQQESWAQMRDEQNLLQQKRICESPLLLAAKENDIQALSKLLKYEACDVHQKGALGETALHVAALYDNLEAAIVLMEASPELVNEPVTSELYEGQTALHMAVMNQNVKLVKALLAHGARVSARVTGSNFRPGPHNLLYFGEHPLSLAACVGSEEIVRLLLEHGADIRAQDSLGNTVLHILVLQPNKTFACQMYNLLLSYDGCGDHPQSLDLVPNHQGLTPFKLAGVEGNTVMFQNLMQKRKYVQWTYGPLTSTLYDLTEIDSSGEELSLLELIVTSKNREARRILDQTPVKELVNLKWKRYGQPYFCVLAATYLLYMVCFTMCCVYRPLKPRTDNQTGPRDNTLLQQKLLQEAYVTPEDNLRMVGELMSVFGAVVILLIEIPDIYRVGITRLFGQTILGGPFHVLFITYACMVLVTMVMRLTNTSGEVVPMSFALVLGWCNVMYFARGFQMLGPFTIMIQKMIFGDLMRFCWLMAVVILGFASAFFIIFQTEDPNELGHFYNYPMALFSTFELFLTIIDGPANYDVDLPFMYSVTYAAFAIIAALLMLNLLIAMMGDTHWRVAHERDELWRAQVVATTVMLEKKLPRCLWPRSGICGCKFGLGDRWFLRVEDRQAVNRRRVQHYTQAFCNPGSEEDVERRWLGVSSSPHLSLPTPSLSRSTSRSSTNWERLRQGTLRRELRGVVNKALEDWEGWEYQI
- the EPHB6 gene encoding ephrin type-B receptor 6 isoform X2, producing the protein MAAKGAAPLGSRVAGMVCSLWALVLVSSVLALEEVLLDTTGETSEIGWLTYPPGGWDEVSVLDDQRRLTRTFEACHVAGAPPGPGQDNWLQTHFVERRGAQRAHIRLHFSVRACSSLGVAGGTCRETFTLYYRQAEEPDSPDSIPSWHLKRWTKVDTIAADESFPASSAWAVGPRGAGQRAGLQLNVKERSFGPLTQRGFYVAFQDTGACLALVAVKLFSYACPSVLRAFASFPETQASGAGGASLVAAVGTCVAHAEPEEDGGGSQAGDSAPRLHCNGEGKWMVAVGGCRCQPGHQPARGDKACQACPRGSYKALARNAPCSPCPARSHAPDAAAPVCPCLEGFYRASSDPPEAPCTGPPSAPQELWFEVQGAALMLHWRLPQELGGRGDLLFNVVCKECGVGGKGPCRRCRDEVHFDPRQRGLTESRVLVGGLRAHIPYILEVQAVNGVSELSPDPPQAAAINVSTSHAVPSAVPAVHQVSRASNSITVSWPQPDQTNGNILDYQLRYYDQAEDESHSFTLTSETNTATVTQLSPGHIYGFQVRARTAAGHGPYGGKVYFQTLPQGELSAQLPERLSLAVGSVLGALAFLLLAAIAVLALVFQRKRRGTGYMEQLQQYSSPGLGVKDYVDPSTYEDPCQAIREFAREVDPTYIKIEEVIGAGSFGEVRRGRLQPRGRREQAVAIQALWTGGAESLQMAFLGQAAVLGQFQHPNILRLEGVVTKSRPLMVLTELMELGPLDSFLRREGQFSSLQLVAMQRGVAAAMQYLSSFAFVHRALSAHSVLVNSHLVCKVARLGHSAQGPSCLLRWAAPEVIAHGKHTTSSDVWSFGIVMWEVMSYGERPYWDMSDQEVLNAIEQEFRLPPPPGCPPGLHLLMLDTWQKDRTQRPHFDQLVAAFDKMIRKPDTLQSGGSPGDRPSQALLNPVALDFPSLDSPQAWLSAIGLECYQDNFSQSGLHTFSDVAQLSLEDLPTLGITLAGHQKKLLHHIQLLKQHLRPLGSVEV
- the EPHB6 gene encoding ephrin type-B receptor 6 isoform X1, with translation MAAKGAAPLGSRVAGMVCSLWALVLVSSVLALEEVLLDTTGETSEIGWLTYPPGGWDEVSVLDDQRRLTRTFEACHVAGAPPGPGQDNWLQTHFVERRGAQRAHIRLHFSVRACSSLGVAGGTCRETFTLYYRQAEEPDSPDSIPSWHLKRWTKVDTIAADESFPASSAWAVGPRGAGQRAGLQLNVKERSFGPLTQRGFYVAFQDTGACLALVAVKLFSYACPSVLRAFASFPETQASGAGGASLVAAVGTCVAHAEPEEDGGGSQAGDSAPRLHCNGEGKWMVAVGGCRCQPGHQPARGDKACQACPRGSYKALARNAPCSPCPARSHAPDAAAPVCPCLEGFYRASSDPPEAPCTGPPSAPQELWFEVQGAALMLHWRLPQELGGRGDLLFNVVCKECGVGGKGPCRRCRDEVHFDPRQRGLTESRVLVGGLRAHIPYILEVQAVNGVSELSPDPPQAAAINVSTSHAVPSAVPAVHQVSRASNSITVSWPQPDQTNGNILDYQLRYYDQAEDESHSFTLTSETNTATVTQLSPGHIYGFQVRARTAAGHGPYGGKVYFQTLPQGELSAQLPERLSLAVGSVLGALAFLLLAAIAVLALVFQRKRRGTGYMEQLQQYSSPGLGVKDYVDPSTYEDPCQAIREFAREVDPTYIKIEEVIGAGSFGEVRRGRLQPRGRREQAVAIQALWTGGAESLQMAFLGQAAVLGQFQHPNILRLEGVVTKSRPLMVLTELMELGPLDSFLRQREGQFSSLQLVAMQRGVAAAMQYLSSFAFVHRALSAHSVLVNSHLVCKVARLGHSAQGPSCLLRWAAPEVIAHGKHTTSSDVWSFGIVMWEVMSYGERPYWDMSDQEVLNAIEQEFRLPPPPGCPPGLHLLMLDTWQKDRTQRPHFDQLVAAFDKMIRKPDTLQSGGSPGDRPSQALLNPVALDFPSLDSPQAWLSAIGLECYQDNFSQSGLHTFSDVAQLSLEDLPTLGITLAGHQKKLLHHIQLLKQHLRPLGSVEV